GTAATGTGAAGGTATGTAAAAAATTATTGGgagatatatataatttttaaagttAATGATTGTTATTGTATGTTTGATACGAACCTGAGGGGAAATATATGTAATTTTCGAAGTTagttgaaacttttaaaatatgataaacTTTAGGGATGGTATATGTaattaactttaaataaaatcataataataaattataaattcataaGATGTTCTGAAAAACttacaaaagtctataaaaataaGTTTACAAAAGTATGTGAAATAAAATTTAGAACTTTGCGAGATTTTACAAAAGTTTATGAAActacacaaaagtcttcatttAACAAAGTCGTCAAATCTCTGCAATAAATACACCTCATGAAAATTTCTCAAAGtcgaaaaataataatattaagaatgaatttggtaaaataaaaaatcaatataGCAAAAGATGCAAATTTAAACaactaaaattataattttcgataaataaataaaaatcgattactaatgtaatttttttcagctttgtaaattttaaataattaaaattcagcttcgtaaattttaaataattcatagtatgtatatgtaaattttatggtaatattatgatgtatataatgttaatatgtttaaataattatgtatatcgcattacaatattataatgaggtgtcagAAACTTCTTTTATATGATACCGTGACATTATACAaatgtatatataattattatataacacaataaaaatatataaacagtGAAATAATCACATCACGTTATTATAATGAAGTGTCAGACAccttttatataataacatgatattattcaaatatatatacaataaataaacagtaatacaataaaattatataagcaCTGTAATAATTTATTCACATCACGTTATTATAATGATGCGTCATAGACtccttttatataataacataatattatatattaaatatatacataataaaaataaataaacagtaaaataaatattcttacttttgaatattgtaactttttcttgtgttttggagcttggaaaaatatggagaatCGAATCTTCGAGTATCATGCTGATTTagggtaaaaaataaaaacctaGGGTAAAAAAAGTAAAATCTCGAACTCACAGATTATATTAAACTACACACTTTTATAACAttttctctactcaattgtgttcTTCTTCATAAATTGAGAGATCTATCTATAGAATTTCTTTgagaataattcaaaaataaataaatcatcacACTAATTTCAATATCTAcaactctttttttttaatatttaataatttcaaCTCTTTATTTTCAACCCATCTTACTTTTCTATTGAGGAGTCTAAATTAAAAAAACCTTGGAATTGAACGTACGATGGATCCACACACTGAAAAGAAGATTTATCAGTGGAGTTAACATAAAGGCTATTGGATCACATGCACATAACCTGTTTTCGGGTTAGGCTACAATATTAGTGACCCCTTTGACTGGCTAGCCCGTTTGGATTGCGAGTTAGAACACTGGCGGGCCCCGTAGGGATGGCAATTTTCCCCACGGGTTTAGGGCCCCGCGGGAAAACCCGAAAGGAATGgggatccccgattttttcggttttggtttcgggttcggggatttttttaaatctccGATATAGTTCGGGACGGGTATGGGATTATTATCCTCATCCccgaaatccccgaacccgccccgaaaataatatcaataataaaataatagtattattagtattaataatataataataatattgttttttaaaatattaataatattattattaatattgatattgttatgaatattaatattatctctaataataatagataataaataaattttggtttgagaaaatcttCGAATCCATCATCGTCttgtcatattaatatttttgagacGGGGATGGGATGTTgatccccgaagtttcgggttcggggattccccgaacccgaaaaagcggGGATGGGGACGGGGATGGGGGTCGGGATGGGGATGGGAATGGCAAACCCGCCCCCGACCCAGCCCATTGCCATCCTTAGCGGCCCGTcagttatttaaaaaaattcttaaagATGGCAATAAATTATTATCATAGTTTATTTCAAGTACGCTACAATATAAACCATACAATTAAATCACATTCATTATAAGGCAACAAAGACCTTCGTTAATTAAATTTATGATGATtggtatttatttattatagtgCTACGGTATATAATATAATagaattataaaattatttttatttttatttattattagtgctacgatatataatataatataagtaTATATAGAACTAtaaatgattatatatatatataaacaataaataccGAACCAGACGATCAAAAGAACTTGATTTTAGGCAATATTGCTGAGCGACTAAACCTGGGTTTATAGTAAGCTCGAACGAGTTTCATGGAGGCCCCTGGCTAGTGACTAGCTACCCTTATCATTCATCCAAACATCACTCATTTGAGTTGAAAACAATCTACCAGCATTCATCATCACAATCAAtacaattatataaaatttataaatattagtataatttttatttatttaaaaataattcattgtGATTGTATAGTAAGTAATGAtaacttttctttaaaaaataaaagagataacacactacaaaaaaaaaaaaaaaattagcgacggtttaaaagaGTAAAACGACggttttaacaacggtttcacGGTCCGTAATTGGAACTAGCGTCGTCTTCATGAAGCGATGGTTTCTTAACTCCCGTCGTTTTTAAACCATCGCTATTTTGCGACGGTGTATATGTTAATCGTCACTAAATAAAACGACGGAAATATATAtgccgtcgctatattaagcgacggttgtAACAAAACCGTCGCTTCTGAAGCGACAGACATATAAATCCCGTTgctatattaagcgacggttttcaCACAACCGTCGCTACAAATCGCGACGATTGTTTCAAAACCGTCGTGTGGAAAGCCAGTGTGGATTTTTGGACCCAGTGTGGAAAGCCGGAGCCAAATGCATACCCTTAAATGGACCCttctgtttttttatttttttacattaAGATTTTAGTTCAACTTGTATTTAGTCGAGGTAGCTCGAGTAGAAAGACAAAGTCAaaaaagttaattttttttgtattttgtcCAAGTAGtacaagtaaaaaaaaaaaaccataaaaATTAGGGCTTTATAGCCAATAAAATCTTATTGTTATAAAGTTAATTGACatgtaatatttttattttgttaaaaaattaattataataatatcaaatttcTGGTTCTCGTCGCAGCTGCCCACATTGGACTAAGGGAAGCTCCGCATTACCAACATCATGAGCGATTCAAGAGATCATTAAaaaccaaacaaaacatgttaatttaattattttctatgGCAAACTTTATTGCTCAAAATAGCAATCACCAAACAGGAATCATAGGAGAGACAACAATTGGACTCCTCACAGAATGCTTGCCATTGTCTTCCACCCAAGTTAATGAACCAAATGTGATTTCTCCTCTGGTGTTTTTAGTATATTGTATAGTCAGGGAATAACTTTGCTTCTCATATTTACTGCTGAATTCCAATGTGTTGGGTTCGACACTAACTGTAGAACCTTTGGGTGGTGTCACTTGAACTTTATATGACGTGGCATCATATCCAACATTTGTGATGGTCCTCGTGAATTTCTGAACCAGCACACCGGTTGTTTTGTTGGTGTAAAAGGCGATAAACGAGGGGTAATTCAGATCGAGGGAGGGACTCGAGCAATTGTAGTTTGATCTAGTGATGGTGAAGATTTGACTCCGAGTGAAATTCATGGAGCAGAGAAGATTTATGTAGTCTTGTGGAGTAGCGTCATATATTAGGCCAGGATCAAGCGCCTGGTTTGGTTGGACTTGGCCTGCTCCCATAGCTAGAGGAGTCGCGATTTCGTAGTTAAAAaatgaatctttaatataatCGTGTGTATTGTCAAAAGGGTTAGCGGTTGTCATCATGGCTGAACGAATGGCTGCAGGGCTCCATTCTGGGTGGGCACCTTTTAGAAGCGCAGCGATTCCAGAAGCATGAGGACAAGCCATGGATGTGCCAGAAATGGCTATGAAATTACTAGTCAAAGCAATGTGACCGATAAAAGCGGTCGGATCATTTGGGATCCAAGATGCTAAAATTAACGTTCCTGGAGCCATAATATCAGGTTTCAATATGCCTGGATAGCTTGGTGATGGACCCCTTGAAGTGTATGAAGCAACAACAGGAGCAGGCTTCTCTCCAAACAATGTTTGCTGGAACAATATGCTGGCAGTTGGCATTATCCCTTTCGTAGCATAATCTATAACTGCTAATCCTTCCTTTGAGCTTATCACTACTCCTGGAAATGTGAAGGCAGTGGCTTCAGATGTATCCGGGTCATCTGAGATAAAGATAGCAGCAGCAACTTTTGTCTGGGAAAGATAGAACGATTGATCAAGGAAACTTCCATTTTCGCATATGACAATTCCAATTCCAACTTTCGACAATGCTTGGATGGAATTGCAAGAAGAAATTGTCTTGTCGTAAATAAGAGGTAAATCAGTCACAAGAGCCGGTGCAGGGAACGTTGTCCATCCGGCAATGATCGATCCATTACCCAAAGTCAAAGTTCCCGAAAAGAAACGATCCGTTGAACCTGCTGAAACCGTCAATACCCATGGAATCCCGTTGTGTAAAGTCCCAATGAGTCGCTCGTTTCCAGCTGAAGATGAAAAAACCACACCCTTCTCCATGGCACCAAAAGATGATATTGCAATTGGATCTTGGTATAGAGGGAGATCATCGAAACCCATGGAAATGGAAATCACATCAACACCATCAGCAACGGCTTGATCTATACCAGCAAGAACATCAGAAGCGTAACGTCCTTCCCTCCAAATGACCTTGTACATAGCTACCCTAGCACGAGGTGCAACTCCCCTTGCTGTCCCCAAGGCATATCCAAAAAAAGAGGAATCGTCAACATAATTTCCTGCAACAGTGGATGAGGTGTGTGTGCCATGACCCTCGGTATCTCTTCCAGAATTCATACTCAGGGTAATGTTAGGATTCGCGGCTTTAACTCCCTTGTTAAAGTATCGG
The Primulina eburnea isolate SZY01 chromosome 5, ASM2296580v1, whole genome shotgun sequence genome window above contains:
- the LOC140831693 gene encoding subtilisin-like protease SBT3 produces the protein MEFLKEFSPLFLFMLVFFHSDLVLAERSSYIVHTDKSFMPNTFPSHNHWYSSMVDSLKSVSTESLDQYRVPRSLVYTYDTALHGFSAMLSYDELEALKKVPGFVSAYSDRNVTLDTTHSFEFLSLNPLTGLWPASDYGKDVIVGVIDTGVWPESLSFKDDGMTEIPTRWKGICEEGQDFNSTMCNKKLIGVRYFNKGVKAANPNITLSMNSGRDTEGHGTHTSSTVAGNYVDDSSFFGYALGTARGVAPRARVAMYKVIWREGRYASDVLAGIDQAVADGVDVISISMGFDDLPLYQDPIAISSFGAMEKGVVFSSSAGNERLIGTLHNGIPWVLTVSAGSTDRFFSGTLTLGNGSIIAGWTTFPAPALVTDLPLIYDKTISSCNSIQALSKVGIGIVICENGSFLDQSFYLSQTKVAAAIFISDDPDTSEATAFTFPGVVISSKEGLAVIDYATKGIMPTASILFQQTLFGEKPAPVVASYTSRGPSPSYPGILKPDIMAPGTLILASWIPNDPTAFIGHIALTSNFIAISGTSMACPHASGIAALLKGAHPEWSPAAIRSAMMTTANPFDNTHDYIKDSFFNYEIATPLAMGAGQVQPNQALDPGLIYDATPQDYINLLCSMNFTRSQIFTITRSNYNCSSPSLDLNYPSFIAFYTNKTTGVLVQKFTRTITNVGYDATSYKVQVTPPKGSTVSVEPNTLEFSSKYEKQSYSLTIQYTKNTRGEITFGSLTWVEDNGKHSVRSPIVVSPMIPVW